The following coding sequences lie in one Rutidosis leptorrhynchoides isolate AG116_Rl617_1_P2 chromosome 4, CSIRO_AGI_Rlap_v1, whole genome shotgun sequence genomic window:
- the LOC139841629 gene encoding protein LURP-one-related 15-like, protein MMVVDPRFFSPFQVDIAIVRNTLTVADGNLSCVLDVNGNVIFIIKDIKFSLHDRHILLDSSENPILTFQKKRRSIHRRWQAFRGDSTNAKDLIFSTKKKALMQRVTELNAFLSNNKDEEAGDYKVVGDWKKRSCAVYSYDGDTILAQMHDKHIDTCLESDNKDTYGITVSPNADYALVVALMVILYEVNKDRKKKKKIKGKKKDGGSMENKDDDDDHIDEEDEEDDEDDNEEDDDSD, encoded by the exons ATGATGGTCGTGGACCCCAGATTCTTTTCACCCTTTCAGGTCGATATAGCCATTGTTAGAAACACGTTAACTGTTGCCGATGGAAATCTCAGTTGCGTGTTGGATGTCAATGGAaatgttatttttataattaaagATATAAAGTTTAGTCTTCATGATCGACATATCTTGTTAGATTCATCAGAAAATCCTATTCTTACATTCCAGAAaaag CGTCGGAGCATACATAGAAGGTGGCAAGCTTTTAGAGGAGACAGTACAAACGCAAAAGATTTGATTTTTAGTACAAAAAAGAAAGCGTTAATGCAACGAGTTACAGAACTAAATGCCTTCCTATCAAACAACAAAGATGAAGAAGCCGGTGATTATAAAGTCGTGGGAGACTGGAAAAAACGATCTTGCGCAGTTTATTCGTATGATGGGGATACTATCCTTGCTCAG ATGCATGATAAACATATTGATACATGTCTCGAGTCTGATAATAAAGATACATATGGGATAACAGTGTCTCCAAATGCTGATTACGCGCTTGTGGTTGCACTTATGGTAATTCTTTACGAGGTTAATAAGGATCGTAAAAAAAAGAAGAAGATTAAAGGAAAGAAGAAAGATGGTGGTAGTATggaaaataaagatgatgatgatgaccatattgatgaagaagatgaagaagacgaCGAAGATGATAATGAAGAAGATGACGATTCA